A single Dunckerocampus dactyliophorus isolate RoL2022-P2 chromosome 2, RoL_Ddac_1.1, whole genome shotgun sequence DNA region contains:
- the si:ch211-227n13.3 gene encoding uncharacterized protein si:ch211-227n13.3, translated as MKLRNSSKLKKPSKKKLDKSPSPNEDVIQRRLRSKRRRRMYSSDIDVSTDSVVDVMKSKHGEEEPEEGCSLQVVDGGLDSDEQCSSSDVFAPSRLNASAPKKPTTPTGLCAACLKLYQRAKKLKTPIIDKLLDNDPTSLTCDQWVLLKEWRPSRTPLSRRTLPLSLLKIQRHMKGKKKAKRKKQDDTKGVCSRPHIFLQRNLRRPQRAPVTKERKVKQRKRPRDDSQGSGIAKQTGFHSNRPPEDSSGNFSNDSSLDSFHSGEHEREDSSSVTEKTIPFSAGMETSTLSTTPPKQKTPKKTKGFRDLLAQLRGNSSMVVKETH; from the exons ATGAAATTAAGAAACTCTTCTAAGTTGAAAAAGCCCTCAAAAAAGAAACTGGACAAAAGTCCCAGTCCGAATGAAGATGTCATCCAACGCCGGCTTCGCAGTAAGAGACGGCGGAGGATGTATTCTAGTGACATCGACGTCAGTACGGACAGCGTGGTTGATGTGATGAAAAGTAAACATGGCGAGGAGGAGCCTGAGGAGGGTTGCAGTCTGCAGGTAGTCGATGGAGGACTCGATTCAGATGAACAGTGTAGCTCCAGCGACGTCTTTGCTCCTTCGCGCCTGAACGCCTCTGCTCCCAAGAAGCCAACAACACCAACGGGCCTGTGCGCCGCCTGTCTGAAGCTCTACCAGAGGGCCAAGAAGCTGAAAACTCCCATCATAGACAAACTGCTGGACAATG ATCCCACTTCCTTGACGTGTGATCAGTGGGTCCTGCTCAAAGAGTGGCGCCCAAGTAGGACGCCTCTGTCAAGAAG GACGCTTCCTCTGAGCCTGTTGAAGATCCAGAGACACATGAAGGGGAAGAAAAAAGCAAAGCGAAAAAAGCAGGATGACACGAAAGGCGTTTGCTCAAGGCCACACATTTTCCTTCAGAG GAACCTCAGGCGGCCCCAAAGAGCGCCGGTGACAAAGGAGAGGAAGGTAAAGCAGAGGAAGAGGCCAAGAGATGACTCTCAGGGCTCTGGTATCGCAAAGCAGACGGGCTTCCACAGCAACAGACCCCCTGAGGACAGCAGCGGTAACTTTAGCAATGACAGCAGTCTGGACAGTTTTCACAGCGGAGAGCACGAGCGGGAAGATTCCTCCAGTGTGACTGAAAAAACGATTCCCTTTTCGGCGGGAATGGAAACTTCCACGCTAAGCACTACGCCACCCAAGCAGAAAACGCCGAAGAAAACGAAGGGATTCCGAGACTTGCTGGCCCAGTTACGTGGCAACAGCAGCATGGTTGTCAAAGAAACGCATTAG
- the pecr gene encoding peroxisomal trans-2-enoyl-CoA reductase: MAAHSVFRPGLFKHKVAIVTGGATGIGKAISAELVELGCSVVISSRKAERLEAAALEMREKIPASSPARVTPVQCNIRNENEVKALVSSVLKQYGRIDFLVNNGGGQFTSPVEHMSSKGWKAVIDTNLTGTFHCCKEVYTAWMKQHGGVIINIIADMWKGFPGMAHTGAARAAVDNLTKSLAVEWAASGVRVNAVAPGTIFSKTAMENYKEFGPTLFKMSVPFSPAKRLGVPEEISSAVCFLLSPAASYISGATLRVDAGQSLYHSMWEIPNHSAWPEAPEGENLDALKDLLNPQSKL, from the exons ATGGCGGCTCACAGTGTTTTCCGACCGGGCTTGTTCAAGCATAAAGTTGCAATTGTGACTGGTGGAGCGACTGGCATTGGGAAAGCAATCTCTGCTGAGCTTGTGGAGTTGG GTTGCAGTGTGGTGATTTCCAGTCGAAAGGCAGAGAGACTGGAAGCGGCTGCTCTGGAGATGAGAGAAAAAATCCCTGCATCCAGCCCTGCACGTGTCACTCCAGTTCAGTGCAACATCCGCAATGAGAATGAG GTGAAGGCTCTTGTATCTTCAGTGCTGAAGCAGTATGGTCGGATAGACTTTCTGGTGAACAATGGCGGTGGTCAGTTCACCAGTCCGGTAGAGCACATGTCCTCTAAAGGATGGAAAGCTGTGATAGACACAAACTTGACTGGAACCTTCCACTGCTGCAAGGAAG TCTACACAGCATGGATGAAACAGCATGGAGGTGTGATCATCAACATCATTGCAGATATGTGGAAAGGCTTTCCAGGCATGGC CCACacaggcgcagccagggcagcGGTGGATAACTTAACAAAGAGCCTGGCCGTGGAGTGGGCGGCATCAGGAGTCCGAGTCAATGCTGTTGCCCCT GGGACCATTTTTTCTAAAACTGCAATGGAGAACTATAAGGAATTTGGACCAACCCTTTTTAAGATGTCTGTTCCATTTAGTCCTGCAAAGAGACTGGGAGTACCAGAAGAG ATCTCCTCAGCAGTTTGTTTCCTTCTCTCTCCTGCTGCCTCCTACATCTCTGGAGCCACACTGAGAGTCGATGCAGGACAGAGTCTGTACCACTCCATGTGGGAGATACCCA ATCATAGTGCGTGGCCTGAAGCTCCAGAGGGAGAAAACCTGGACGCGCTGAAGGATCTGCTCAACCCGCAAAGCAAGCTCTGA
- the rpl37a gene encoding 60S ribosomal protein L37a, whose translation MAKRTKKVGIVGKYGTRYGASLRKMVKKIEISQHAKYTCSFCGKTKMKRRAVGIWHCGSCMKTVAGGAWTYNTTSAVTVKSAIRRLKELKDQ comes from the exons GCCAAGCGCACCAAGAAGGTTGGGATTGTTGGTAAATACGGCACGCGTTATGGCGCATCGCTGAGGAAGATGGTGAAGAAAATAGAAATCTCCCAGCACGCTAAGTACACCTGCTCTTTCTGTGGGAAG ACCAAGATGAAGAGGAGGGCTGTGGGTATCTGGCACTGTGGGTCCTGCATGAAGACAGTCGCTGGAGGAGCCTGGACTTATAA CACAACTTCTGCCGTCACGGTAAAGTCTGCAATCAGGAGACTGAAGGAGTTGAAGGACCAGTAA
- the ndufb3 gene encoding NADH dehydrogenase [ubiquinone] 1 beta subcomplex subunit 3 isoform X2, producing the protein MGGDHGHSKMSMPDWRQWKTEGTPLEFTQQRLAARGLKDPWARNEAWRYSGGFARAVTLSDVLLRGFKWGFAAFTVALAVEYALFPPKKGGHH; encoded by the exons ATGGGAGGCGACCATGGCCACAGCAAGATGTCCATGCCGGACTGGCGGCAGTGGAAGACAGAGGGAACGCCACTGGAGTTTACGCAGCAGAGGTTGGCAGCCCGGGGCCTTAAGGACCCGTGGGCACG caatGAGGCATGGAGGTACTCGGGGGGTTTTGCGCGTGCCGTGACTCTGTCGGACGTGCTGCTGAGAGGATTCAAGTGGGGCTTTGCCGCCTTTACCGTTGCGCTGGCTGTGGAGTACGCCCTGTTCCCACCCAAGAAGGGCGGCCACCACTAA
- the ndufb3 gene encoding NADH dehydrogenase [ubiquinone] 1 beta subcomplex subunit 3 isoform X1: MICRISAVQQQELSQPCNSRGHNTRLSMGGDHGHSKMSMPDWRQWKTEGTPLEFTQQRLAARGLKDPWARNEAWRYSGGFARAVTLSDVLLRGFKWGFAAFTVALAVEYALFPPKKGGHH, encoded by the exons ATGATTTGCCGTATTTCTGCCGTACAGCAACAGGAACTGTCGCAACCGTGCAATAGCAGAGGTCATAACACACGATTGAG TATGGGAGGCGACCATGGCCACAGCAAGATGTCCATGCCGGACTGGCGGCAGTGGAAGACAGAGGGAACGCCACTGGAGTTTACGCAGCAGAGGTTGGCAGCCCGGGGCCTTAAGGACCCGTGGGCACG caatGAGGCATGGAGGTACTCGGGGGGTTTTGCGCGTGCCGTGACTCTGTCGGACGTGCTGCTGAGAGGATTCAAGTGGGGCTTTGCCGCCTTTACCGTTGCGCTGGCTGTGGAGTACGCCCTGTTCCCACCCAAGAAGGGCGGCCACCACTAA
- the LOC129176629 gene encoding C-X-C chemokine receptor type 4-like, producing MSYYEHILFDYEFNDTGSGSGSGDIGVDLEEPCEVEHVMTAELQQVFLPVVYALIFLLGITGNGLVVFVLGCQRRSKCSLTDRYRLHLSAADLLFVLALPFWAVDAALADWRFGAATCVGVHVIYTVNLYGSVLILAFISLDRYLAVVRATDTNTGGLRQLLAHRLVYVGAWLPAALLAVPDLIFARTQEGGEGSTLCQRFYPAENAPLWVAVFHLQLVLVGLVVPGLVLLVCYCVIVTRLTRGPLGGQRQKRRAVRTTIALVLCFFLCWLPYGAGISVDAMLRLEVLPRSCSLEAVLSVWLAVAEPMAFAHCCLNPLLYAFLGAGFKNSARRALTLSRASSLKVLPRRRNGASTTTESESSSLHSS from the exons ATGTCCTATTACGAG CATATCCTCTTTGACTATGAATTCAATGACACCGGTTCTGGATCTGGCTCTGGTGACATTGGGGTGGATCTGGAGGAGCCGTGCGAGGTGGAGCACGTGATGACCGCCGAGCTTCAGCAGGTCTTTCTACCGGTGGTCTACGCTCTCATCTTCCTCCTGGGCATCACTGGGAACGGCCTGGTGGTTTTCGTGCTGGGCTGCCAGCGCAG GTCCAAATGCAGCCTCACTGACCGCTACCGACTCCACCTCTCAGCGGCCGATCTCCTCTTTGTTCTGGCACTTCCGTTCTGGGCTGTGGATGCGGCCTTGGCGGACTGGCGCTTCGGTGCGGCCACCTGTGTAGGCGTGCATGTGATCTATACAGTCAACCTGTACGGCAGCGTGCTCATCCTCGCCTTCATTAGTCTGGACCGCTACCTCGCAGTGGTCCGAGCCACCGACACCAACACGGGAGGGCTGAGGCAGCTTCTGGCACACAGACTAGTGTATGTGG GTGCCTGGTTGCCCGCTGCTCTGCTGGCGGTACCCGACTTGATATTTGCCCGAACTCAAGAAGGAGGCGAGGGAAGCACCCTGTGCCAGAGATTTTACCCAGCGGAAAATGCCCCTCTGTGGGTGGCCGTCTTTCACCTGCAGCTGGTCCTCGTGGGTCTCGTCGTCCCGGGCCTGGTGCTTCTGGTGTGCTACTGCGTCATCGTCACCAGGTTGACCCGGGGCCCGCTCGGTGGCCAGAGGCAGAAGCGGCGAGCGGTGAGGACCACCATCGCGCTGGTGCTCTGCTTCTTTTTGTGCTGGCTGCCCTACGGAGCGGGCATCTCCGTGGACGCCATGCTGCGCTTGGAGGTCCTGCCCCGGAGCTGCAGCCTGGAGGCCGTCCTGAGCGTGTGGCTGGCGGTGGCCGAACCCATGGCGTTTGCTCACTGCTGCCTGAACCCGCTGCTCTACGCCTTCCTGGGCGCAGGGTTTAAGAATTCAGCCCGCAGAGCCCTGACTCTCAGTCGAGCCTCGAGTCTGAAAGTTTTACCAAGAAGACGCAACGGGGCCTCCACAACCACCGAGTCCGAGTCTTCAAGTTTACATTCTAGCTAG
- the LOC129177350 gene encoding UDP-glucuronosyltransferase 1A1-like isoform X2 has translation MWKVLVCALLLLNTAGAVDQVVPASHAGPSYVGKLLVLPMDGSHWIGIKAIAQEMGRRGHQVTVVIPEISMRMGPGEHYDTLTFPVPYDQAYIDTLLSAGKDMLLKSTQPFMERIQKKVSQISRIAEMLHVTAESLLFNASLISHLEQQGFDAVLTDPMVPIGSLIGIPAVNLLRGIPCFLDMHSAGCPSPPSYVPRLFTGFTDKMDFKQRVINTVVTTLEPLLCRVLYWRFDQIASQFLREDVTVAEVLSESAIWLHRIDFTLEFPRPLMPNMVLVGGINCNVRNPLPEDLEPWVSGEHGFVVFTLGTAVSEMPEETTTVFLEAFRQIPQKVIWRYSGFVPRNIPGNVKMMKWVPQNDLLAHRGIRAFITHAGSHGLFEGLCHAVPMVMVPLIGDQPDNAEKLASRGAGVVLDITAMTTEDLLQALNEVINNTRHKETMRRLSALHKDRPVDPLDLSVYWTEFVMRHKGAEHLQAAVKDLNWFQYFCLDVIALLATVLLVFIILTVKCLKLCCRKVSRKRKRD, from the exons ATGTGGAAAGTGCTGGTGTGTGCGCTCCTGCTGCTAAACACGGCAGGCGCTGTGGATCAGGTCGTCCCTGCAAGCCACGCCGGTCCTTCATACGTGGGCAAACTTCTGGTGCTGCCAATGGACGGGAGTCACTGGATTGGCATCAAGGCCATTGCTCAGGAAATGGGTCGGCGCGGACACCAGGTCACTGTTGTGATACCAGAGATCAGCATGCGGATGGGCCCGGGGGAGCACTATGACACGCTGACCTTTCCTGTGCCGTACGACCAGGCGTATATTGACACTCTGCTGTCCGCGGGCAAAGACATGCTGCTCAAATCGACACAGCCTTTCATGGAGAGAATCCAGAAGAAAGTCTCACAAATCTCACGAATTGCAGAAATGCTCCACGTCACTGCAGAGAGCCTTCTGTTCAACGCCAGCCTCATCTCACATCTGGAGCAGCAG GGCTTTGACGCCGTGCTGACGGACCCCATGGTGCCCATAGGCTCCCTCATAG GTATCCCCGCTGTTAATCTGCTGAGAGGAATTCCGTGTTTCTTGGATATGCACTCTGCAGGGTGCCCGTCCCCGCCCTCGTACGTGCCCCGCTTGTTCACCGGATTCACGGATAAAATGGACTTCAAACAAAGAGTGATCAACACTGTG GTGACTACGCTGGAGCCGCTCCTGTGCCGCGTTCTGTACTGGCGCTTTGATCAAATAGCCTCCCAGTTCCTGAGAGAAGACGTGACTGTGGCTGAGGTGTTGTCGGAATCTGCAATCTGGCTGCACAG GATTGACTTCACACTGGAGTTCCCGCGCCCGCTCATGCCTAACATGGTGCTAGTTGGAGGCATTAACTGCAACGTGAGGAATCCTCTGCCAGAG GATCTGGAGCCCTGGGTGTCAGGAGAGCATGGGTTTGTGGTGTTCACGCTGGGCACTGCCGTGTCCGAAATGCCAGAAGAGACGACCACAGTCTTCCTGGAAGCATTCAGACAGATTCCGCAGAAG GTGATATGGAGATACAGCGGCTTTGTTCCTCGAAATATTCCAGGAAATGTAAAGATGATGAAGTGGGTGCCCCAGAACGACTTACTCG CTCATCGTGGCATTCGGGCATTCATCACTCATGCTGGCTCACACGGTCTCTTTGAGGGACTTTGTCACGCCGTTCCCATGGTGATGGTACCACTCATTGGAGACCAGCCTGACAACGCCGAAAAGTTGGCGAGCAGAGGAGCGGGGGTCGTGTTGGATATCACCGCTATGACTACAGAAGATCTGCTGCAGGCGTTGAACGAGGTCATCAACAACACGAG gcacaAAGAGACCATGAGGAGGCTATCTGCGCTACACAAAGATCGTCCTGTTGATCCACTGGACCTTTCCGTGTACTGGACAGAATTTGTGATGCGGCACAAAGGGGCTGAACATCTTCAAGCTGCTGTCAAAGACCTCAACTGGTTCCAGTACTTCTGTCTGGACGTAATAGCGCTGCTGGCTACGGTCCTGCTGGTTTTTATCATCTTGACAGTTAAATGCTTGAAGCTTTGCTGTCGGAAAGTGAGCAGAAAGAGGAAGCGAGACTAA
- the LOC129177350 gene encoding UDP-glucuronosyltransferase 1A1-like isoform X1: MWKVLVCALLLLNTAGAVDQVVPASHAGPSYVGKLLVLPMDGSHWIGIKAIAQEMGRRGHQVTVVIPEISMRMGPGEHYDTLTFPVPYDQAYIDTLLSAGKDMLLKSTQPFMERIQKKVSQISRIAEMLHVTAESLLFNASLISHLEQQGFDAVLTDPMVPIGSLIGRKLGIPAVNLLRGIPCFLDMHSAGCPSPPSYVPRLFTGFTDKMDFKQRVINTVVTTLEPLLCRVLYWRFDQIASQFLREDVTVAEVLSESAIWLHRIDFTLEFPRPLMPNMVLVGGINCNVRNPLPEDLEPWVSGEHGFVVFTLGTAVSEMPEETTTVFLEAFRQIPQKVIWRYSGFVPRNIPGNVKMMKWVPQNDLLAHRGIRAFITHAGSHGLFEGLCHAVPMVMVPLIGDQPDNAEKLASRGAGVVLDITAMTTEDLLQALNEVINNTRHKETMRRLSALHKDRPVDPLDLSVYWTEFVMRHKGAEHLQAAVKDLNWFQYFCLDVIALLATVLLVFIILTVKCLKLCCRKVSRKRKRD; the protein is encoded by the exons ATGTGGAAAGTGCTGGTGTGTGCGCTCCTGCTGCTAAACACGGCAGGCGCTGTGGATCAGGTCGTCCCTGCAAGCCACGCCGGTCCTTCATACGTGGGCAAACTTCTGGTGCTGCCAATGGACGGGAGTCACTGGATTGGCATCAAGGCCATTGCTCAGGAAATGGGTCGGCGCGGACACCAGGTCACTGTTGTGATACCAGAGATCAGCATGCGGATGGGCCCGGGGGAGCACTATGACACGCTGACCTTTCCTGTGCCGTACGACCAGGCGTATATTGACACTCTGCTGTCCGCGGGCAAAGACATGCTGCTCAAATCGACACAGCCTTTCATGGAGAGAATCCAGAAGAAAGTCTCACAAATCTCACGAATTGCAGAAATGCTCCACGTCACTGCAGAGAGCCTTCTGTTCAACGCCAGCCTCATCTCACATCTGGAGCAGCAG GGCTTTGACGCCGTGCTGACGGACCCCATGGTGCCCATAGGCTCCCTCATAGGTCGGAAATTAG GTATCCCCGCTGTTAATCTGCTGAGAGGAATTCCGTGTTTCTTGGATATGCACTCTGCAGGGTGCCCGTCCCCGCCCTCGTACGTGCCCCGCTTGTTCACCGGATTCACGGATAAAATGGACTTCAAACAAAGAGTGATCAACACTGTG GTGACTACGCTGGAGCCGCTCCTGTGCCGCGTTCTGTACTGGCGCTTTGATCAAATAGCCTCCCAGTTCCTGAGAGAAGACGTGACTGTGGCTGAGGTGTTGTCGGAATCTGCAATCTGGCTGCACAG GATTGACTTCACACTGGAGTTCCCGCGCCCGCTCATGCCTAACATGGTGCTAGTTGGAGGCATTAACTGCAACGTGAGGAATCCTCTGCCAGAG GATCTGGAGCCCTGGGTGTCAGGAGAGCATGGGTTTGTGGTGTTCACGCTGGGCACTGCCGTGTCCGAAATGCCAGAAGAGACGACCACAGTCTTCCTGGAAGCATTCAGACAGATTCCGCAGAAG GTGATATGGAGATACAGCGGCTTTGTTCCTCGAAATATTCCAGGAAATGTAAAGATGATGAAGTGGGTGCCCCAGAACGACTTACTCG CTCATCGTGGCATTCGGGCATTCATCACTCATGCTGGCTCACACGGTCTCTTTGAGGGACTTTGTCACGCCGTTCCCATGGTGATGGTACCACTCATTGGAGACCAGCCTGACAACGCCGAAAAGTTGGCGAGCAGAGGAGCGGGGGTCGTGTTGGATATCACCGCTATGACTACAGAAGATCTGCTGCAGGCGTTGAACGAGGTCATCAACAACACGAG gcacaAAGAGACCATGAGGAGGCTATCTGCGCTACACAAAGATCGTCCTGTTGATCCACTGGACCTTTCCGTGTACTGGACAGAATTTGTGATGCGGCACAAAGGGGCTGAACATCTTCAAGCTGCTGTCAAAGACCTCAACTGGTTCCAGTACTTCTGTCTGGACGTAATAGCGCTGCTGGCTACGGTCCTGCTGGTTTTTATCATCTTGACAGTTAAATGCTTGAAGCTTTGCTGTCGGAAAGTGAGCAGAAAGAGGAAGCGAGACTAA